From the genome of Oceanispirochaeta sp. M1:
AAAAAGAGCTTGAGGAAAAATCGGCTCCCAGAATCGTTGATACCGATAAAGATGGAGAACCGGATGATTCATTTTATGTGATCAATCACTATAAAGATCATTTTGTACCTTCAATTACTCTTGCCCTGGCTGTGAATTATTTCAACAAATCTCTTGATGACCTGGAAGTTGTTCTGGGTGATCATATAACTATTCCCAATATTCAGTATTTTGATACTGAGGAGGCTCAGTGGGGACCTTACAGTATAGTTGAAGAGTATCCAGAGCTTGATGAAGACGGAAATGTCGTTAAAAACGGTACAACCCGATATGTGACAGATATAAAGATTCCCATAGATGAGCGTGGACAGATGCTTATTAACTTTATGGGCATGAGGTCTAATTCTTCACGTGGCGGATATCAGACATATCCTGTACGCTCTTATTCAGGGTATGCATCACGTGTGCCGGGAATGGACCCATCCGGCTGGCCCAGGACAAAGGCTGTGGGTAATAAAATCCTGATGGTAGGTGCCTTTGCTCAGGGTATTGCAGATGACGAGAAAACAACTCCCTACGGGCTGATGTACGGTGTGGAGATCCATGCCAATGCTCTGAATACAATCCTGATGGATAATTTTCTTCATGAACTGCCGGAGTGGGGGAATGTACTGATTCTTTTCTTCTCGGTGATGCTCATTGCCTTGATCACTTCCCGCATGGGTCCCGGATGGTCACTGCTTCTTACAATCTTTCTGATCTTTGCTCAGTTTATTGCCATTTCAATACTTTTCGAGTTCAAAAACCTGATGATTCACTTTTCAACACCGGGTATCGCAAGTTTCTTTATCTATATTGTTGTGGTTCTGTACCGAGTTATTATGGAAGAGTCCGACAAAAAGCGTATTAAAGTCATGTTCGGTAAGTATGTTAGTCCTCTGGTTGTAGAGCAAATGATGGAAAAACCACCTGAACTGGGTGGTATAGACAATGATACGACTATTTTCTTTTCAGATATCAGGAGTTTTACGACTCTCTCCGAGACTATGAGTCCTCAGGAGCTGGTTGCATTACTGAATGAGTATTTAACGGCAATGACGGACTGTCTGATAGATTACAGAGGTACTCTGGACAAGTATATCGGCGATGCCATCATGTGTTTCTGGGGAGCTCCGATTCCTCAGGAGGATCATGCTCTTCTGGCCTGTAAATGCGCACTGAGACAGATGGAAATTCTGGAGGAGCTTAATAAAAACTGGCCTCCCGAAAAGCAGATTCATATCGGAACCGGCCTTAACTCCGGGATCTCAACAGTCGGTAATATGGGTAGTGAAGGGCGGATGAACTACACAGTCATGGGTGACAATGTAAACCTGGCATCCCGTCTGGAAGGTATCAATAAGCAGTATTACACAAGTATTGTTATCAGCGAGTCCACCTATCTCAAAGTTAAAGACAAGGGTGCCGTTTGCCGTGAGCTTGATGATATCAGGGTAAAAGGAAAGAAAAAACCTGTCAGAATTTATGAGCTTGTCGGATTTGAGGGTGGGCTTGAAGTCGAATAATAAATATCTGACTAAATTCTTTTTTTATGCTTTTCTCACTCTGATATTAAGCGGATGCGGGCTGCCGGTTTATGAGGCTCTTGATCCGCCGACTGTTGCTTTTTTAAGTTCAGGTGTGAATTCTGTAGCCTTTACCTCTGATGATGATGAGCTGATTGACGGTTATGTAATCTATTATAAAGTATATTATGCGGATGATACTCTTATTCGTACTGAAGAGAAGCAATTTGATCCTACAACTTATGAGAATAATGATCTTGATGAAATACCTTCAGGCAAAACACTTCCGGAGAAGCTTGGTTTTTATAAGATTGGATTCAGATCCAGGACAAACAGAACTGATCCACAGATTCCTGTTTCAGTCGGCGGGAGTACGGTGATTATTGATTTCACAAATTCATCGCCTCAAATTTTTGGAAGCGATCCTACTATATATGTAGATAATACTGATATGAACCCAGATTTTGGAATCCCTGCAAGAAGTGTTGTTTACAGCGATGCGGGTTCAGCGTTTCCAAACTATGTGAATGATCATACCTTTAAGCGCTTTGTAAGAAATTATGAATACGGCAGCAGCTATAAGGATGCTGATATAAGTCAGGCTCTATCCAGGGGCGGTTCCGATATTGCAACGATTGATATTGCATTTGTTGCCTACAGTTATGGAATAAGCAATACAACACTTGAGCCTTTGTCGAGTATTCCGGTATATCTGGGAACTGTACGCCAGACTTCAATGTCTGATAATAATCCGAACACTCCGGATAATGGTTAATTAAAAAACAGGAGATTCCATGCTTGGATCATTTAAACTGAACTTTATCCTTTTATATATTATCTGCGGATTTGCTGTGGCATATTTCGGTGTCTATATAATGAAGCGACATTACCTTGGAAGAATCTGGGGAGCCATAATTATTTCTGTGATCGGCTCATTTCTGGGAGCTCTTCTGAGTTCAGTATTTTTAAACAGCAGCATGAGTATCTTTAATATTACATCCGCTTTAATAATGGGAACACTTTCACTTTACGTGTTTGGTAAGGCAAGTAAGTACCACCACGACTGATTTCAAAAAAGGTATTAACTTCTGATAATATATATTCTGTCTACTTAAGAATATACCAATTCTTTATACTATAAGGAAATAATAATATGGATAATGATAAAATAAAAAACAGCTTTGAAGAGCTTTGTAATATTATAGAGAATCTACGTGCGCCCGGGGGTTGCCCCTGGGACAGAAAACAGACTGCTCATACTCTATCGGGTGATATGATTGAAGAAGTCTATGAAGCTGTTGATGCAATCAGAGAAAATGATGATGAACATCTTAAAGAGGAACTGGGAGATGTATATCTTCTGGTTACAATGATCTCCTATATTAAACAGCAGGAAGGTGCTTTTCAGATATCAGATGTACTGGATGGAATAAGTGAAAAACTGATCAGGCGTCATCCACATGTCTTCTCAGATGCTCAGGCTGATAATCCTGAAGAAGTGAAAGTACTGTGGGAAGATATAAAAGTAAATGTTGAAGGCCGTGCTGCTAAAAAATCAATTCTGGATAAAATCAGCAAAGGACTCCCTCCTCTGGAAAGAGCCTATAAAATTCAGAAGAAAGCTGCCAAGGCAGGATTCGACTGGCCGGATATTTCCGGTGTCTGGGATAAGGTTCATGAGGAAATTGAAGAAGTCAGAGAGGTAAAAGAAGGTGACAGAGAACATCTTATGGAAGAGATCGGTGACTTGCTTTTTTCTGTAGTGAATATTGCGCGCTATATGGATATTGATCCTGCTGAAGCTATGCACCGCTGCAATAAAAAATTCATCAGCCGTTTCTCCTATGTTGAAGAAAACATGAAAGAGAAACAGCTGGAGATGAATTTTGATAATTTTGAAACTATGGATCAGCTCTGGGATGAATCAAAGCTGAAATAATCAGAGATTTTATTTTTAATATTGAGGGCAAGAAGTTTCTTTCTGGTGATAATCCATTCATTCAAAGGTTCTTCTTCTCTGAACTCTTTCAGAAATTTAATAATATTATTCATTTTCTTATTGGCAAAAACAGCCTTTACATGAATATGATCTTCCTCAAGGGTAAAAATATAATCACCACCTACTCCCAATTCTTCAGCTTTTTCTTTAAACAGCTCTATCGTAGACTCTGCAAGAAGTGATTTGTCAGCTGGTTGAAGAGTATATTCCGAACCAGCATAGAGACCCATAAGAGTTCTCTTTTTTCTATTTTTATCCTGCTGCAGTGGATAGTATTTAACTGTCTCAAAAGAAAAGCCTTCAGGAAGATTTGAATTCAGCAATTTAATGAGATCTTCAATCACCATCTCCGGTTTCTTCGGCATCTCTACACCCATGATTTCTTCAGTTCCATAAACCCCGAGGCTGAGAGGATGGGCAAATTCCATCCTGGGTTTTGGGTTATAGCCATGAGTAAAATTGATTTCAATTCCACTGCACTGAAAAGCTCTCTCAAAAACACGAAGAGTATCTAAATGTCCAAGGAATATGGCCTGATCTTTTTTAGAAAATCCGAAAACAGCTTTTACTGAGTGTTCGCCCAGATCATGACTCTCAAGTTTTTCTGTTTCAACAACAGGAGCAATCTCCGGGAATTCAAAGGGCTCAGGAGTACGTACAGTTAAGTTCTTATTACATACACCGCAGGGATTTTCACAGTCATCCTTACAGGGCTCTGTCATCTCACATGCTTGTGATTTACTGTTTTCTTTTGAAAGAAAACCTGTTGATACTCTCAGAGAGACCGAATCCCAGGGTAGGGGTTCACCCTCCCCTTTCTCACGGCATATCTCCTTTTCTACATCCCAGTCACACTCTGAAATGACTTCCTGCCATAGTGATCTGTCATGGTATTCATCCCAGGCATCAAAACGGGCACCTTTTTTAAATGCACTCTCCAGGATTGCACCTGCCCGGCTGTCACCTCTGCAGAGAATGCCTTCGATAAAAGATGAATAAGGAGAATGAAATCCGACTTTGATGTTTTTACCTCTCAAGCCGTCGCGTAAATTTATGATTTCGTTCATTCCTTCCTGATCATTAAACTGCTTGACCCTTTCGTAGGGTGTATGAGGTTTAGGAATGAAAATACCGGCATTAATATTAAATTTCATGCCTGATTCTTTCTGCAGTTCCAGCATAAAGTCTACGATTGCCTGACTCTCACTGACTCCGCCGGTATCTACGGGGAGTCCAAGCATAAAGTAAAACTTTGCCAGTTTCCAACCTTTGCTTTTAGCTTCTTTCAGGAGTGAAAGTATACGATCCCGGGATACGTCTTTATTCAGTCCCTTCTGACCGGCTGATTCCGGGGTCTCCACAGCAAAGGTAAGACTGCTTTTACGTACAGTAGACAGTTCTGACAGCAATCCCAGGTTAAGTGAATTAACACGCAGTGAAGGAAGCTGAAATGATATATTTCTGGATTGGTAGAGTGTATTCAGGTGTTCCACAAGGGGAAGAAGGCCTACATAATCCCCTGAAGAGAGAGAAGAAAGAGTAATATTTCTGAATCCGCAGTTGGACACAAGATGTTCTGCTTCTTTCAGAATATGGTTTACATCCTTCTGTCTGAAGGGTCTGTAGAAATAACCTGCATGGCAGAAGCGGCAGCCGTTGGGGCAACCCCTCATTATTTCTATGACACCATGTTCCTGAACCGTAGCAAGTGAGGCAATAGGAAGATTTGAACGAGGCTCACTCCCCTGTCCGAATTCATTATATAAAGCTCTTACAGTTTTTTCCTTTTTATCGGGCCACCAATAGGCCGAATCTTTTCTGATTACAGCTTCCAGATCCTCTTTGCTGCCACCTTTTACAGCAGTTTCGGCAAGTTCTTCAGCATAGTTATTGATGAAGTGCTCCCCTTCTCCTATATAGACATAATCTACAAAGTCGCTGAAGGCTGCAGGGTTTGTAGCCGCAGGTCCTCCTGCAACAATAATTGGATGTTCAGGGCCTCTATCCTTTCTATGAAGAGGAATCTGTCCCAGATCAAGAATATTGAGAAGATTTGTCAGGGTCAGTTCATATCCTATTGAAAAGGCCAGGATATGAAGTTCTGACAAAGGAATCCCTGTTTCCAGGGTAAAAAGAGGGATATTTTTATTGCGAAGAACTTCTTCAAAATCCTGTGCGGGTGCAAAAACCCTCTCACACTGAATTCCATTTACTGCATTGTAGCGGTTATAGAGTATTCTGATAGCCTGATTTGACATCCCGATTTCATACATATCGGG
Proteins encoded in this window:
- a CDS encoding adenylate/guanylate cyclase domain-containing protein, which translates into the protein MAQDGKNRMKILNVKYFSLILGMVFFFVFWGISSYTTIFSHMEFKLLDLHFNLKTVFEQTRIQEGVTIEKRNPDISPDILILGIDFNTLNAFGRFPFPRYRHANLIDAFSRIKDQSQRESAIFLDIFFIEPADNAANDVILTEAMQNNGKVFIETVLNRAPMAADESEEFFARQQELYDRYGEIKKVEGDTTAVVEYYGLQSPLKPYGRSTFGYGHANFYDDYDKRYRRQQLIAKSSVLLDSYRVDDLDSSFEVNLDNYERLVWTDKEGLPHDVVYPLTDKNLTQLKKELEEKSAPRIVDTDKDGEPDDSFYVINHYKDHFVPSITLALAVNYFNKSLDDLEVVLGDHITIPNIQYFDTEEAQWGPYSIVEEYPELDEDGNVVKNGTTRYVTDIKIPIDERGQMLINFMGMRSNSSRGGYQTYPVRSYSGYASRVPGMDPSGWPRTKAVGNKILMVGAFAQGIADDEKTTPYGLMYGVEIHANALNTILMDNFLHELPEWGNVLILFFSVMLIALITSRMGPGWSLLLTIFLIFAQFIAISILFEFKNLMIHFSTPGIASFFIYIVVVLYRVIMEESDKKRIKVMFGKYVSPLVVEQMMEKPPELGGIDNDTTIFFSDIRSFTTLSETMSPQELVALLNEYLTAMTDCLIDYRGTLDKYIGDAIMCFWGAPIPQEDHALLACKCALRQMEILEELNKNWPPEKQIHIGTGLNSGISTVGNMGSEGRMNYTVMGDNVNLASRLEGINKQYYTSIVISESTYLKVKDKGAVCRELDDIRVKGKKKPVRIYELVGFEGGLEVE
- a CDS encoding TIGR03960 family B12-binding radical SAM protein, which translates into the protein MSNIIAYKDLGRELLQVSKPARYTGGELGSIQYRTPEPLKMAISFPDMYEIGMSNQAIRILYNRYNAVNGIQCERVFAPAQDFEEVLRNKNIPLFTLETGIPLSELHILAFSIGYELTLTNLLNILDLGQIPLHRKDRGPEHPIIVAGGPAATNPAAFSDFVDYVYIGEGEHFINNYAEELAETAVKGGSKEDLEAVIRKDSAYWWPDKKEKTVRALYNEFGQGSEPRSNLPIASLATVQEHGVIEIMRGCPNGCRFCHAGYFYRPFRQKDVNHILKEAEHLVSNCGFRNITLSSLSSGDYVGLLPLVEHLNTLYQSRNISFQLPSLRVNSLNLGLLSELSTVRKSSLTFAVETPESAGQKGLNKDVSRDRILSLLKEAKSKGWKLAKFYFMLGLPVDTGGVSESQAIVDFMLELQKESGMKFNINAGIFIPKPHTPYERVKQFNDQEGMNEIINLRDGLRGKNIKVGFHSPYSSFIEGILCRGDSRAGAILESAFKKGARFDAWDEYHDRSLWQEVISECDWDVEKEICREKGEGEPLPWDSVSLRVSTGFLSKENSKSQACEMTEPCKDDCENPCGVCNKNLTVRTPEPFEFPEIAPVVETEKLESHDLGEHSVKAVFGFSKKDQAIFLGHLDTLRVFERAFQCSGIEINFTHGYNPKPRMEFAHPLSLGVYGTEEIMGVEMPKKPEMVIEDLIKLLNSNLPEGFSFETVKYYPLQQDKNRKKRTLMGLYAGSEYTLQPADKSLLAESTIELFKEKAEELGVGGDYIFTLEEDHIHVKAVFANKKMNNIIKFLKEFREEEPLNEWIITRKKLLALNIKNKISDYFSFDSSQS
- the mazG gene encoding nucleoside triphosphate pyrophosphohydrolase, whose amino-acid sequence is MDNDKIKNSFEELCNIIENLRAPGGCPWDRKQTAHTLSGDMIEEVYEAVDAIRENDDEHLKEELGDVYLLVTMISYIKQQEGAFQISDVLDGISEKLIRRHPHVFSDAQADNPEEVKVLWEDIKVNVEGRAAKKSILDKISKGLPPLERAYKIQKKAAKAGFDWPDISGVWDKVHEEIEEVREVKEGDREHLMEEIGDLLFSVVNIARYMDIDPAEAMHRCNKKFISRFSYVEENMKEKQLEMNFDNFETMDQLWDESKLK